Proteins encoded within one genomic window of Aspergillus nidulans FGSC A4 chromosome VII:
- a CDS encoding protein CYP540A2 (transcript_id=CADANIAT00007947), with protein sequence MRPPTVQCQFYLIGDEPSSAQSVTVDTRWKFEDLQRAVGLVFHVAQPLGTLSTVDEVLTLANSSSAIGILVDGKPVQSPQGPPGLPLVGSFYEIFPDHLGNHYRLFRKYGPVIKTTNMGKTIYLTDSPQVAASCFAESIYMTKKITEDHPLWGVKDNTAIFIGDTETENWRLAHKYLPPAMGPKAVRHYTGLMQNCARKALPVFDELDARDESWNVYQYMVKLASQTIGSFSLGKDFGHFASIDSPLHPIVTNIASLLSLNKKITARGEWYRLLPFGDPARLRSVQHTIYTLLQEAIDEVAARSASKDAPMSDAALSASCVVDYLLHAVDEKGEHFPTGLILANMLIVTGAGFTTTSALLSWLIYCLVTYEGTQDRLYSELVEYGIVGPSGEPNKTTWTPDLAHSLPYLNNFVKETQRLHNASFQPGRTTKTDVVLPGGYRIPENSVIVPALYAIHTNPSIWHDPFRFNPDRWDSDEVKNLHRCAYVPFATGPRGCIGFNFALLEVKIILAELVSRYEFVRDGVESIEYDPEFQLIRPLNFYVRAKRRS encoded by the exons CACGTTGCGCAACCGTTGG GAACCCTGTCAACGGTAGACGAAGTCCTCACTTTAGCAAACTCCTCCTCAGCCATCGGCATCCTCGTAGATGGGAAGCCCGTGCAATCCCCTCAGGGGCCGCCTGGTCTCCCCCTCGTCGGCAGCTTCTACGAGATCTTCCCCGACCATCTAGGCAACCACTACCGACTCTTCCGCAAATATGGGCCCGTCATCAAGACAACCAACATGGGGAAAACAATCTACTTGACCGACAGTCCCCAAGTGGCGGCGAGCTGCTTCGCCGAGTCAATCTACATGACCAAGAAGATTACCGAAGACCACCCGCTCTGGGGCGTCAAGGACAACACGGCCATTTTCATCGGCGATACGGAGACGGAGAACTGGCGTCTTGCGCACAAGTATCTTCCCCCTGCCATGGGTCCGAAAGCCGTGAGACACTACACGGGACTAATGCAGAATTGCGCGCGCAAGGCACTCCCAGTATTCGATGAGCTTGATGCCCGCGATGAGAGCTGGAATGTTTACCAGTACATGGTGAAGCTCGCTTCGCAGACGATCGGGTCGTTCTCGCTGGGCAAAGATTTTGGGCATTTCGCATCAATAGATTCCCCTTTGCATCCGATTGTTACGAACATTGCGTCCTTGCTCTCACTGAATAAGAAAATCACAGCACGCGGAGAGTGGTATCGACTTCTCCCGTTTGGCGACCCAGCGCGTCTGCGGTCTGTCCAGCACACCATATATACCCTACTACAGGAGGctattgacgaggttgcgGCCCGGTCTGCCAGCAAAGATGCACCCATGAGTGATGCCGCGCTGAGCGCATCCTGCGTCGTGGATTACCTTCTTCATGCGGTTGACGAGAAAGGCGAGCACTTCCCAACTGGCCTGATCCTGGCCAACATGTTAATTGTCACGGGTGCCGGATTCACAACGACATCGGCCCTCTTATCGTGGCTGATCTACTGTCTCGTCACGTACGAAGGCACCCAAGATCGCCTCTACAGCGAACTTGTAGAGTACGGCATTGTCGGCCCCAGTGGCGAGCCCAACAAGACAACCTGGACCCCTGACTTAGCACACAGCCTTCCTTACCTCAACAACTTTGTCAAGGAAACCCAACGTTTACACAACGCCTCCTTCCAGCCGGGCCGAACCACAAAGACAGACGTAGTCCTACCGGGGGGCTACCGCATCCCAGAAAACAGCGTGATCGTGCCAGCGCTCTATGCTATCCACACCAACCCAAGTATCTGGCATGATCCCTTCCGGTTCAATCCTGACCGGTGGGATAGCGACGAGGTGAAAAATCTGCACCGGTGCGCGTATGTTCCCTTCGCCACCGGACCGCGCGGATGCATCGGCTTCAACTTTGCGCTTCTGGAGGTGAAAATAATCCTTGCGGAGCTGGTAAGTCGGTATGAGTTTGTGAGGGACGGGGTGGAAAGTATCGAGTATGATCCAGAGTTCCAGTTGATACGGCCGTTGAACTTCTACGTCAGGGCGAAGAGAAGGTCTTGA
- a CDS encoding Zn(II)2Cys6 transcription factor (transcript_id=CADANIAT00010527) → MPEPHYPYDTTVVSELLKQKRKARGIKACFPCRHRKVRCDGHVPCASCIKRGHSELCRVPTSSTSAAGFMQGQGQGNNKSTSVLSRPESLSSPQDDPADEQQDAAAAQSPVCDSPSIQYRAQPNLASLLSRMEEIEQQIVSLQKDLRATISIPLAGRLSSVDQPSIGHSAAQAGPQGKSPGRHVVEEATGATIFLGSHSDAPLALGCRETSASGLGSRMLDEVTMAQFVPRAYPFTSLWGPDATVEEVCETLPEEADLIRYWQAYQSTAYPFYPVLVDVEGFGLSVFEFLNTRASQNATEPNPSWLALLFAVLACGAQFTHDPVQERDLRSKVFTCSSFHCLRMSNFFYHTDLDQIQAMALICHCLRNNLDTNTAWILMGTTMRLAQSIGLHEISPTLPPKEQLRQSRLWWTLIWQDTFLSFTYDRPPSSSTAECCTIPRISESPGLSFQECVFKICQIISNQSQLKGEHSALDYKTELESVLNEASLFLTNKVHCRSLQDHLERLALSIHVGYAICRMSQIHLDSMPENSSSAVAADSQRQAMQVVENFLELHRLCGTVCRSWAFVHNAVSCAITMHNLAYVTGDGLADSNTLAHRLMKLLESEARASEWYDADTNL, encoded by the exons ATGCCCGAGCCCCACTACCCGTATGACACGACTGTTGTGAGCGAACTGCTGAAACAGAAGCGTAAAGCCCGTGGCATCAAAGCCTGCTTCCCGTGTAGGCATCGCAAGGTTCGGTGTGATGGGCATGTTCCTTGTGCAAGCTGTATAAAACGGGGCCACTCTGAGTTGTGTCGCGTGCCGACTTCGAGTACTAGCGCTGCAGGGTTCATGCAGGGGCAGGGGCAGGGGAATAATAAGTCGACCTCAGTCTTATCCCGACCAGAGTCACTGTCATCCCCGCAGGACGATCCTGCTgatgagcagcaggatgcagctgcagc ACAAAGCCCGGTCTGCGACAGCCCATCCATCCAGTACCGAGCCCAGCCAAACCTGGCATCGCTGCTTTCGCGcatggaggagatcgaacAGCAGATAGTGTCTTTACAGAAAGACCTGCGCGCAACAATCTCAATTCCTCTAGCTGGACGTTTAAGTTCTGTCGACCAACCTAGCATCGgccattctgctgctcaAGCCGGTCCGCAAGGCAAATCTCCCGGCCGTCATGTCGTCGAAGAAGCCACGGGCGCAACCATCTTCTTAGGGAGTCATTCTGATGCCCCATTAGCCCTAGGCTGTAGAGAGACATCGGCTTCAGGTCTTGGCAGCAGGATGCTCGACGAAGTGACCATGGCCCAGTTTGTACCCCGGGCTTATCCGTTTACAAGTCTTTGGGGCCCGGACGCCACGGTCGAAGAGGTCTGTGAAACATTGCCGGAGGAGGCTGATCTTATCAG ATATTGGCAAGCGTACCAGTCAACTGCGTACCCATTCTACCCGGTGCTAGTAGATGTCGAAGGCTTTGGGCTATCGGTCTTTGAATTCTTGAACACCAGAGCGTCTCAGAACGCAACGGAACCAAACCCGTCCTGGCTGGCCTTGTTATTCGCAGTGCTAGCCTGCGGTGCGCAGTTTACGCATGATCCTGTGCAAGAGAGGGATCTAAGGTCGAAAGTCTTCA CCTGTTCCTCCTTTCACTGTCTCCGGATGTCCAACTTTTTCTACCATACAGATCTCGATCAGATCCAGGCCATGGCGTTGATATGCCATTGTTTAAGGAATAATCTTGACACGAATACGGCGTGGATCTTAATGG GTACAACAATGCGACTCGCCCAGAGTATTGGCTTGCACGAGATTTCGCCAACCTTGCCACCAAAAGAACAACTCCGACAGAGTAGACTATGGTGGACTCTGATATGGCAGGACACCTTCCTCTCATTCACATATGACCGGCCTCCTAGCTCCTCGACGGCTGAATGTTGTACTATCCCTCGTATCTCGGAATCTCCTGGTCTCTCGTTTCAAGAATGTGTCTTCAAGATATGCCAGATCATCAGCAATCAGTCACAGCTCAAGGGCGAGCATAGTGCTCTAGACTACAAAACGGAGCTAGAGAGTGTCTTGAATGAGGCAAGCCTTTTCCTAACCAATAAAGTTCACTGCAGGTCTCTCCAGGACCACCTGGAACGCCTGGCGCTGAGTATTCATGTTGGATATGCAATCTGCCGTATGAGCCAGATACATTTGGATTCGATGCCAGAAAATTCGTCGAGCGCTGTGGCAGCTGATTCCCAACGCCAGGCTATGCAAGTTGTCGAGAATTTCTTAGAACTGCATCGCCTCTGCGGCACGGTCTGCCGGTCCTGGGCATTTGTCCACAATGCTGTCAGCTGCGCCATTACCATGCATAATCTTGCCTACGTAACAGGGGATGGACTAGCAGACTCCAATACCCTCGCTCACCGGCTGATGAAGTTGCTCGAGAGCGAGGCAAGAGCGTCGGAATGGTACGACGCAGATACAAAT CTTTAA
- a CDS encoding uncharacterized protein (transcript_id=CADANIAT00010530), translating to MPLLFSFFLFVYLYISSSLFFDIVHFCLHQWSSSRYEALRWLSRCHQFHHLYYNRSLNFNSRYRWQNSWFALPLEAACLCIGGLLGWFFLMLLPVIEQKHVLRTPLIAILAVHIIRTSVVIYMSGQDSNHVVYKTVPKDPSWLFVGPQFHALHHVHPDRYMGSVVKVFDWLAGTAYSLRNKSVVITGGSGALGSAIIRRLRSEGVRNVYSLKFGEHWTHGDFNRVGPIFDHLEPDILILAHGTKGEDAMDANCNSTIRLIQLYLEQRAGRTPASATKTLPEVWYIGSEVELHPAFGGAEMYRYLDSKRAFLPYARALYDDSGVVYRHIVPAAFQSRMGRAIVSADWAAGVMMWWIRRGARYVPVTYTGFAYSNFFKFFCSRNTIDGVPVDSARVRPDRSGIGVGRQRHGASSSSDVCRINPAL from the exons ATGCCTCTACTTTTCTCATTTTTCCTCTTCGTTTACCTGTACATCAGCAGCTCGCTATTTTTTGACATCGTTCACTTTTGCCTGCACCAATGGTCAAGCTCGCGATATGAAGCCCTGCGATGGCTCTCTCGTTGTCATCAGTTCCACCATCTATACTACAACCGGTCCCTAAACTTCAACTCCAGATATCGGTGGCAGAATTCATGGTTTGCATTGCCTCTTGAAGCGGCCTGCCTGTGTATCGGAGGCCTACTGGGCTGGTTCTTCCTCATGCTACTCCCAGTGATCGAACAAAAGCACGTACTACGTACTCCACTGATCGCTATCCTTGCCGTACATATCATCCGGACGTCAGTCGTTATCTATATGAGCGGCCAAGATTCGAATCACGTCGTCTACAAGACAGTCCCGAAAGACCCCTCCTGGCTGTTTGTTGGGCCGCAGTTCCACGCACTACACCATGTTCATCCGGATCGGTACATGGGCTCGGTGGTCAAAGTTTTCGACTGGTTAGCGGGGACTGCATACTCTCTGCGTAACAAAAGCGTGGTCATCACAGGAGGGTCAGGAGCGCTTGGATCTGCGATAATTCGCCGGCTACGGTCCGAAGGAGTTCGGAATGTATATTCCTTGAAATTCGGCGAGCATTGGACTCATGGCGATTTCAATCGTGTTGGGCCCATCTTCGACCATTTGGAACCAGATATTCTCATTCTAGCACACGGCACCAAGGGTGAGGATGCAATGGATGCGAATTGCAACTCAACCATCCGTCTCATACAACTCTACCTTGAGCAACGGGCTGGCCGAACCCCAGCTAGCGCAACCAAGACCCTCCCTGAGGTCTGGTACATTGGTAGCGAGGTCGAGCTGCATCCTGCGTTTGGAGGCGCCGAAATGTACCGCTATCTCGACTCAAAACGGGCGTTTCTGCCCTACGCCCGTGCATTATATGACGATTCGGGGGTCGTTTATCGCCATATAGTTCCTGCTGCGTTCCAGTCACGGATGGGCAGAGCCATTGTGTCTGCCGATTGGGCGGCCGGGGTTATGATGTGGTGGATACGTCGCGGCGCCCGTTATGTCCCAGTTACCTATACGGGGTTCGCATATTcgaacttcttcaagttcttttG CTCGCGAAATACTATAGATGGTGTTCCAGTGGACTCGGCCCGAGTTCGGCCGGATCGGAGCGGGATCGGAGTCGGCCGGCAACGGCATGgagcatcgtcatcaagcGACGTTTGTAGGATTAATCCAGCTTTGTAG
- a CDS encoding GFA family protein (transcript_id=CADANIAT00007948), with product MSTKTLTIRCHCRSTHFALTVEPTSLPLRAHLCHCTLCRTTHGTTASYHAPLPEGVKPSFIAPSSWDNLTAYTPPGSGAKLYFCSTCGCQVGGTNVLGIWDTVVSIIEGGNEEDAIWVIDEHIYTEKGSTGDGGIAELLPRIGERELRVWNPDIKGTEFPTAGSGAAGRSASHNRQDDKLLAQCNCGGVSFTISRPREDFMNSPLSKGWIHPSFRTKWLALLDVCDDCRLLTGAHVTTWLFVPIDHITPSLPDDLVIGTMKRYESTPGTVSRTFCGTCGATVFCYYDKRGGIVDIATGILRAPEGVMLGDWAVWRTAKLGFKDDGRRYDKLFTEGLEKGAKEWGRRVHGEVIDFQGGPATD from the coding sequence ATGTCTACAAAAACACTAACGATCCGTTGCCACTGTCGTTCCACTCACTTCGCCCTTACCGTTGAACCAACCTCCCTCCCGCTCCGCGCGCATCTGTGCCATTGCACCCTCTGCCGCACAACCCACGGCACAACCGCCTCGTACCACGCTCCACTTCCAGAAGGAGTAAAACCCTCCTTTATAGCCCCCTCAAGCTGGGATAATCTTACTGCATACACGCCGCCTGGGAGCGGAGCGAAACTGTACTTTTGTAGCACATGTGGGTGCCAGGTTGGCGGGACGAACGTGCTCGGAATATGGGATACGGTTGTCTCCATCATCGAAGGCGggaacgaagaagatgcgATCTGGGTGATCGACGAGCATATCTATACCGAGAAAGGCTCCACGGGCGATGGTGGGATTGCGGAGCTCTTACCCCGGATCGGCGAGAGAGAACTGAGGGTCTGGAATCCAGACATAAAAGGGACGGAGTTTCCTACTGCTGGTAGCGGTGCTGCCGGTCGTTCTGCGTCGCACAACAGACAGGACGACAAGCTTCTTGCGCAGTGCAACTGCGGCGGTGTCTCGTTCACCATCTCCCGCCCGCGCGAGGACTTTATGAACTCGCCGTTGAGCAAAGGGTGGATACATCCGTCTTTTAGGACAAAATGGCTCGCGCTGCTGGATGTCTGTGATGACTGCCGTCTGCTGACAGGCGCACATGTGACGACCTGGCTCTTCGTGCCGATAGATCATATCACACCATCCCTCCCGGACGACCTGGTTATTGGAACGATGAAGCGGTACGAGTCGACTCCGGGGACCGTCAGCCGGACATTCTGCGGGACCTGCGGCGCGACTGTGTTCTGCTATTACGACAAACGAGGGGGGATAGTTGATATTGCGACGGGGATTCTGCGGGCACCTGAGGGTGTGATGCTGGGTGATTGGGCCGTTTGGAGGACTGCGAAGCTGGGGTTCAAGGACGATGGCCGCAGGTATGATAAACTGTTTACggaggggttggagaaggggGCGAAGGAGTGGGGGAGGAGAGTGCATGGGGAGGTTATTGATTTCCAAGGAGGACCGGCGACTGATTAG
- a CDS encoding Zn(II)2Cys6 transcription factor (transcript_id=CADANIAT00010528), protein MDEYLLDHSGRLRCKQRRIKCDETHPHCNQCTRRAYECPGYQRPLKWSSKYEVAANNDTAAREDARSKHTINAQTPDLEVDTISSILSPSVSVPGLTPQHLAMATGLAEQDVSLYTAGSDASFPDFGFNNISSPQYEQTSSSFFDSVKFSDVFNTNLGEWADLTVSLPLPLEDQDARISRHYFFKVCRINPCFDSGANPMRVQIHDQMAFSGLIYHCVVSMSAAHEGSIDSTALTYRSKAVTCLKSELTRLKGGTDSERPLGSTDLSSALLGCILLGMTDSLDVIAYLNAFCEKDISTGTQIHPSPWAGVCTPLFVYLAKAGTLARQRSLAKNLSNLTAGPSATSIQTQLIADPTGQARQTETALLEYEIPAEDRIGETADHLSPISHLQKMAQIYRLATLLEIYRNFPSLLRTESNTTPESTTQRQERERPLENSSGKDKLLTMATAILTLIMGLPRTSGVNCVMTIPLIIAGSTLQPVTPTFTGARKAGRESGKRDKYQPETEAATAWNTLASEILSISTQEETGLYWRDLVRERLRAVHSYVGLASVLRALDILENVWARADFQAIAANWNAELEFVQWTEVMVGEKLETVLG, encoded by the exons ATGGACGAGTATCTGCTTGACCACT CCGGGCGTTTACGTTGTAAACAGCGA AGAATAAAATGCGATGAGACACATCCTCACTGCAATCAGTGTACACGGCGAGCGTACGAATGCCCCGGCTACCAGCGCCCGTTGAAGTGGTCGTCCAAGTACGAGGTTGCTGCCAATAATGACACAGCCGCAAGGGAAGATGCACGCTCGAAACACACCATCAATGCCCAAACACCAGATCTGGAGGTAGATACAATAAGTTCTATCCTGTCGCCCTCGGTGTCTGTGCCGGGGTTAACTCCCCAGCATCTCGCGATGGCAACCGGGCTCGCCGAACAAGATGTTTCTCTCTATACCGCAGGCTCAGATGCAAGTTTCCCAGACTTTGGTTTCAATAACATCTCGTCACCGCAGTATGAACAGACATCGAGCTCTTTCTTTGACTCCGTGAAATTTTCCGATGTCTTTAATACCAACTTGGGCGAATGGGCAGATCTCACGGTGTCCTTGCCCCTGCCGCTGGAAGACCAAGACGCTCGAATCTCCCGGCACTACTTTTTCAAAGTCTGCAGGATCAATCCCTGCTTTGACTCCGGCGCAAACCCTATGCGTGTGCAGATACACGACCAGATGGCCTTCAGTGGGCTAATCTACCACTGCGTTGTGTCCATGTCCGCAGCGCACGAAGGCAGCATTGATTCCACTGCGCTCACCTACCGATCAAAAGCTGTGACCTGTCTGAAATCAGAACTCACACGACTCAAGGGGGGAACTGATTCTGAGAGGCCACTAGGGTCGACGGATCTGTCTAGCGCCCTACTTGGCTGTATCCTGCTCGGAATGACTGAT TCCCTGGACGTGATAGCCTATCTAAATGCCTTCTGCGAGAAGGACATTAGCACCGGGACCCAAATACATCCCAGCCCCTGGGCAGGTGTCTGTACACCTCTATTTGTATACCTCGCGAAAGCAGGAACTCTGGCCCGTCAGCGGTCCTTGGCGAAGAATCTTTCAAACCTAACGGCCGGACCGTCAGCTACTAGTATCCAGACGCAGCTCATCGCTGATCCCACAGGACAAGCCCGGCAGACTGAAACTGCACTCCTAGAATATGAGATTCCGGCCGAGGACCGCATCGGAGAGACAGCCGACCACCTAAGCCCCATCAGCCACCTTCAGAAAATGGCTCAGATCTACCGTCTCGCGACTCTGCTGGAGATATATAGGAATTTCCCCTCGCTCCTGCGGACGGAGAGTAATACCACCCCGGAATCGACAACCCAGAGACAAGAACGTGAACGGCCCCTGGAAAACTCCAGCGGCAAGGATAAGCTCCTCACCATGGCAACAGCCATCTTAACTCTCATTATGGGTCTTCCGCGCACGTCAGGAGTTAACTGCGTCATGACGATTCCACTCATCATTGCAGGAAGTACTCTCCAACCGGTCACACCAACCTTCACTGGAGCCagaaaagctggaagggaAAGCGGGAAAAGAGACAAGTACCagccagaaacagaagcagctACAGCTTGGAATACCCTCGCTTCCGAGATCCTATCCATTTCGACACAGGAGGAAACTGGGCTGTACTGGCGTGACCTTGTCCGCGAGCGTCTACGGGCTGTGCATAGCTATGTAGGACTTGCTAGTGTCCTCCGGGCATTGGATATTCTGGAGAATGTTTGGGCTCGCGCTGATTTCCAAGCAATTGCTGCCAATTGGAATGCTGAATTGGAGTTTGTGCAGTGGACTGAGGTTATGGTTGGAGAGAAACTGGAGACTGTTCTTGGGTAG